The following proteins are encoded in a genomic region of Ammospiza caudacuta isolate bAmmCau1 chromosome 3, bAmmCau1.pri, whole genome shotgun sequence:
- the FBXO48 gene encoding F-box only protein 48 has product MDAERAAGRDSVEGGRGGLGDFVSALPPEIISRIFSGLDVESLCHASVTCKVWHRVIDSNERLWRHHCLAVRAVCQREIDCDRGNGYSWKITLLRNYWKSKVKQEWLSGKYSNIPSQFSLPEKSMYPMDVDTWGEILEAELER; this is encoded by the exons ATGGACGCGGAGCGCGCTGCCGGCCGGGACAGCGTcgagggaggaagaggaggactGGGTGACTTCGTGTCTGCCCTTCCTCCCGAGATCATCTCCCGGATTTTCAGTGGGCTGGATGTCGAGAGCTTGTGCCACGCGTCCGTGACGTGCAAGGTCTGGCACCGCGTCATCGACAGCAACGAGCGGCTGTGGCGGCACCATTGCCTGGCCGTGCGCGCCGTCTGCCAGCGGGAGATCGACTGCGACCGAGGGAATGGCTATTCCTGGAAG ATTACATTGTTGAGAAACTACTGGAAAAGCAAAGTGAAGCAAGAATGGCTTAGTGGGAAATACAGCAACATTCCTTCACAGTTcagtttgccagagaaaagcaTGTATCCAATGGATGTCGACACATGGGGAGAAATCTTGGAAGCAGAACTTGAGAGATGA